In Gossypium hirsutum isolate 1008001.06 chromosome D01, Gossypium_hirsutum_v2.1, whole genome shotgun sequence, the genomic window aaaTCAACCCTTTCATTAGGATCGCTATTATAGATAACCATTATATATACTCCACAAAGCACTTATATACAAGCATTTACCttaaaataaacattatttaaaGTTTACGTGACACTTCCCATATAAGTAATCTTCACTAGATTCATCTATAAACCAAAAGATTATAACTCAAAACATTatcatcctaggtacatgccaagacacaaaaaaaaaacatcactAATATTGAATTTGGGATTATTGTTGTTGCAGGAGGCTGAGTTATCAACAAAAGTAGGTATCTAACCTGTACATAAAGGAATGATCAAATATTGAGTAAATTCATTAACTTAAAGAACTACAAGTACACTTAATGTTCTTATTTTTATAATCCATGACATGTAATGTTTATTTCCATTAAGTTTACTATAAAGTTCAACATGAGCCTTTCATACACCTTCCATGATAATTTTCATATACCAACCCTTTTCGATAGATCGATTATACATTATCAATATGGATCAATCTGTGAATGGCACCTGGTGCCTAATGGATAAATCGTAACAAAGTTTTGCACCCAGCACTAGTCGGATAAACCGACAATAGATGTGCCCTGCACTAGTCGAATAAATCGACAAAGATTTGCACCTAGCGCTAGTCGGATAAACTGATAGTCACATACATAAAGACAAAATCCACAATTCCTtgtttcataatttaatcatttgcGACAAATAATTAAGTAAATCTTTGAACTATTccatgatgatatatatataccattccaTAATTCTCCATTCAATCAGAATAATCAAATTACATATAAGAAGATAATTAAATAACAATGTAacaattaaattagttaaaataaaTAGAGTTCGAGTTTAAGGACTACGAACTTACCTACAAAGTTTCAATAGATACGGAAGGTTGAAGATGATTATTCAGTGATCTTTTCCTTCCCACGGTTAGCAACCAATCGGCTCACTTCTTGATCTAATTATAATATTAACTTAACTCAATTAATTGATTCCAATTCCATAAATACTTAGATTTCACACAATCTATCTTTAAAACATATTCTACGAAATCAcgcataataattaatttttttatctaatttaatcCTCACTCCCAAACTTAATCAATtaatattctttaaattaaattttcattaaccGAATTTTGTAAAATTCTTAAACAGTCCTTAAACCACTAAAATCTACATTTCGCACCATGCTATTCAAATTTTATAACAATCAAATCCTTAAATATTACTACTAACAAAAATCATCTCACAACTTAGCCAAGTTAACCCATGAGACTTCTAATTTCATTCACCATTTTGAGAACATTTATCAATCTCAAAAAACAGTCCCTATActctttttaatttatcaaaacagtccctAATTTAACTTGGTCTAGCTTCAACggtttcaaaaatgcaaaaaccattaaaaatgaaAGCTTAAAAAACTTACATGCAAAGCAGACAAGAACCGAGTACTTGTAAGCTTTAATTCAATGGTGTTTCGGTCAATAAAGTATGAGGAAGGAGATAACTTATTTTGCTTTTGTTtcactttaattttcttttatttatctaGCTActattttatccttttttttctttttattagcttaataataattaaaccatgTCCATGTTGTCCACTAAACAGTTCATATGGTATATTTACAAATTAAGTTCACCTACTTCTCCTTCCATAAACATTTAGATGTAAATTCtaactttaacaatttttataAGTTAGTCCTTCTTAATTAATTACCTATCTAAACGTCGGAAtttcctaaccaaattttaatacgaccctcACTAAACTCTataaactttaattaaataataaaataccgacTCGTTTGTCAGAATTGGGTTATCAAAACTACTGTTTATAGCTCCATTGAAAATGGGTCGTTACAAAGTTGTGCTTTCTTGACACATATGGGAAAAGATCCAAATTCTTCTCATAATAATGCACAAAAAGCCTATGCAAATTTAACGAATCAAGCTCAACATAGTGAAGCATCATTTGATAGGTAAACTACACAAAAAATTGCAACTAATCATCTATGCCTTAAAAccggtataaatgttgtttgaTGGTTGACACTTCAAGGTTGTGCCTTCAAAAGACATGATGAAAGCTTAGAATAAAAAAACCCATGAgaattttcttgaattaataaACCTAATAACATCTTATGATAAGAAAGTAGAAGATGTTGTGAAAAGTAGTCCACAAAATGCTACATATTCTTCTACatcaatccaaaaataaatattgcaagTTTATGCCAATAGAATTCATAAGCAATTTGTGAAGAAATTGGTAATAGAAAGTTTTGCATTATTATGGATGAAGCAAGAgatgagtaaagaaaagaaagaaaatgacaaTTGTTTTAAGATACGTTGATAAGGAAGGATTAGTAAAAGGATGATTTGTAACACCCATAACTACTTCtgtcgtcgaattagggttacagagtattactgtaCAATTCAGAACAATTAATAACAGATAGCATCAagtttaccaaattaattaacaaaatttcataaataattaagaTCGAAGTAAAACATGCTTTTATGGGTCTTAAATCGAGCCTTCaagaccctaaaaatagtttaagaaCAATCGGGACCCATTTGATGCAAATTAGAAAGTTCagagaaaaaactaaaaattttcaaaataggggtcacacggcagAGTGACATAGCCCAAGCCGTCTAGCATTCGAAATACCCTCACATGGCCGTATTGCAGGTTGTGTGGTAGACCGTGTTCAATTCGATAttaggtcacatggccgtgtcgtaGGCCATGTGCCAGACATAAGGGTCAATGTCTCGAGACATGGTCCTATTGTCTCAAAACTTCAACCTTcgaagctaaaatttcaaaatagggGAGGCATGTCTCGAGATATGACTTCATTATCTCGAGACATGGCTCTACATTTTGCTAGTTTTATTCAAGATTCACAACTTGGCTTTGTGTTTGACCATATTTGAAGCTAGTTTAATGTATGTGGGTCTGTTTGAGTTCATTTATGGTCCTTGAGAATTAATTGCTTTGGCAGCCAATGTGATGTCCTACATCTTATCTACTTTTGGGTTGAGGAAAGGGTAttgcattaaattttttttaaatatataaaaatgactaGATAGAGTTTTtctggaaaaaaaaaagtgtagaaatgattaatatatgacctatttatcacttaatagagaatagatttaattaattttattttatttcatttcttttaagatTATATTATCCTTTCTTAAACAATCTAAATATactcaatatttaattttaaattatataccaaacatattttataaattaaattcaacacttaatttataatatttatttttacatcatttgcattttttagtatttaaaattttagtttatcaaatagactttaatttaggttaattaaCTTGGAAAATATATTAAGTATGAATGAGTGTATAATGATTTttggcataatgacttatttcgccctccaactttataaaaaaaaagtcattttagtcattaatttaatttttcatgtcTTTTAGCCATTGAACTTgacattttttatcaaatcacacCAAAATGATTGAAAAAAATTAACGTTTATTAACTTTAATGTGACATACACGTGGATTGCCACATAAATGACATATAaacatttaactaattttttaaaattttaaaatatttttcataatgtttaatatttttaatgatatttaattttgaaaaatagtttttataattttttaaaaattttaaagataattaaatgttgacatgtcaTCAATGTGGCAATCCACATGCATGCAATGTtagcaaaattaaaaaatgttaactttttcattaattttagagtgatttgacaaaaaagagagagcaaatttaaagctaaaaaaggcaaaaataattaaatagagtgttaaaataactttttatgtaaaattaaaaggccaaataaatcattataccatAATTCtttgtatttaaaaattaatcacatgataattATTACAGAAATGGCAAAGTTGGTTAAAAAAACTGCAATGATAACTAAATTACTCcaaatttaaaagtaataaaaacaaATACTTTATGTCGATGATGCAAAATTGGACAAACATGAAAGACATCTACATGGAAAGTTTATATAGTCTCATTGTGTGACGTATTTGGAAgactagaaatttatttattttctaaaatcattCATGAAAAGCTTATGAGATTATTACAGTGTCTGTTACTTAGGCGAAACAATTTTTATCCACGCACAAGGAGGGGTTTAATCGAAGATGTACCTCCACTTGGGGGGAGCCTTTACTAGATGAAGGACTCATCTACATACTAATGGGACAATTAATTTGATTACAGGTTTTGCAGCTGTAGGTGGAGTGTTGTGAAATCATCTAGGGGAATGGATTTTGggctttaataattttttgggtATGTGCTCAGCCTTTGAAGTCGAATTATgggttattattgatggtttatCTATTCTAGAAGAATAGGGATGAATAGAATTTTGATCAAAATTGATAGTCTAGAAATCCAAGCAATTCAAGGGACAACTTCAATTAATCTAAATTCAACTTTGATTAGGCGTATTCAGAGATTACTTCAAGACAAAGATCATTAAGTACTACATACATTCTTAGAGAAGCTAATCATGTTGCTAATTGAATTTCTAATATGGTTCCAGCTGATTTGGAAGGGTACAAATTTTGACAACTCCTTTACAGTTAATTGAGATTTTTAGTAGTGATAAGTCTAGCAGTGCTTTCGGCATTGTCTACATAGATTAACTCTTTATTGTATTAGATGtttaagaaaaagaaagtaatttTGCAATAATCCTATATGGAATAATAATATCTATTATCCATTCAATATATATTCTACAATTTTCAATATTTAGAAATAACATTCAGTGTGAATTAAATTTGGAGTTGAATTCCTTTTTTCCAAACTCTACTTAAGAAATATTGGGTTATTTTATCACTTTAACTTAACTCAACCTCTTTAGTGTTTTTCTATACGCAAAAACATAATCCTAGGCTCAAAGGTGGAATTGGgtttaaaattaagttttgaaATTGATTAGAGTATTGGAGGAGTGCGAAAATAAGATATATGTACATAAAGAGACGTCAGGATCTGAATAGGAAGATACTGAGTTCCTGAGCAGTGCTACCCAGTGGATTAAGCATGTGAAATGAGTGGGAATGAGGTGAGCCAATGACCCTCTGGAAACTAGCTCGCATATACATCAGCTCCCCGTCCTCTTCACACTTTGGAGAAACCGGCAAAACTCCGGCTCCCACCGACACGGACTGCATGAGCTTAAGCACCACCGCATCATTGTCGCTCATCTTCCTCTTAATGGCAAACCCCACCTTTCTTCCATTGCAGTACATGGACCAAACGGGGACGTTATAAAGGCCGCATCTCTCTTTGCTCTTGTCGTCGCACTCCAGCGCTATCCTCAGCAGACCGTACTGCATCTCTCTGGCAAGGTATGCAGTAGGGACACCCAACTCCAACAGTAAAAGCGGAGAGCTTCGGCTGTCATCCTGCAGGCAGAAGCTCACGCGCCCCTTCCTGTACCCGAAGAAAGTCCCCGTGATGGTTGATGTTGAAGTTGAAATTGACGTTGAAGTAGTGATTGAGCCATGGCTTGATTCCGTGTCGCTAGAAACTGTGCCTGACATTGAAGGCGGTAAGCCGCAACAAGGGACCATACATTCTACCAGGGACCATAAGGATCGCCGGAACCTAACTTCCCGCCCACACTCCACAGAGGTTGCCATATCTATTGTATTTATATGGAGAGGCCCTCTCTGGCTCCCCAAGTCTATCATCATCCTCATGCTACAATCAATATAGTGTAAGGTGAAGGTGAAGGCGATGTGGGATGGTAGGAGGGGAATTTGAAGGCAATAAATAAGGAAGCAAAAGGTGAGTGGGGGGCTGCAATCGTGGGCAATAATTGTGCCCACGAGGGGGAAGGGGGGCCCGGCCTTGGATGATGGCGCGCGTGATTGTGAAATGCAGAAAATTTGATCCCTCCAACCCAACCTCATGCTCTCCATCGCCTGTTGGATTGTGAAAGTATACCACAAATTATGCACCATGACCCATGCTGCTTTGTCTGTCTAAATTtaataatgtaataaaatatatcaaCTATTAAGCAACAATTTTTGTAGCCAATCCAATCACCATTTTTATTTGATTGATTTATGCCTTGCACCGCACGTGTCCCTACTCCCTACTAATAATTCAACAAacattatttcttctttttcggAATATAATTTCTCTTCCATCTCTCTATACTAATGTATCGTATAACATACATTTTCATGATGAATTTAGGGTCACGTaattcctctctctctctctttaataaatatcaaataaagaaTTAAACATTATCGCTCCAATGATGGTTTAATCCTGGTCCAGAGACGACTTGTTTCCATTAATTAGCGGATGGAGAAACCCGTATATCTATCGTATTGAAGCCCCTGGCCCCCCTAAATCATTACGCATGCACCTACTGGCTTTGACAAATTAACTGGTCagacaacatatatatataaaatagaagaaaaa contains:
- the LOC107921306 gene encoding protein MIZU-KUSSEI 1; protein product: MESMRLGWRDQIFCISQSRAPSSKAGPPFPLVGTIIAHDCSPPLTFCFLIYCLQIPLLPSHIAFTFTLHYIDCSMRMMIDLGSQRGPLHINTIDMATSVECGREVRFRRSLWSLVECMVPCCGLPPSMSGTVSSDTESSHGSITTSTSISTSTSTITGTFFGYRKGRVSFCLQDDSRSSPLLLLELGVPTAYLAREMQYGLLRIALECDDKSKERCGLYNVPVWSMYCNGRKVGFAIKRKMSDNDAVVLKLMQSVSVGAGVLPVSPKCEEDGELMYMRASFQRVIGSPHSHSFHMLNPLGSTAQELSIFLFRS